Proteins encoded in a region of the Mucilaginibacter sabulilitoris genome:
- a CDS encoding carboxypeptidase-like regulatory domain-containing protein, with product MRLYWIIVIFILCPFITLAQNTSITGKVVNANGKNPVAKASVFLSNATYGTATAEDGSFTLAGVKPGQYELVVTTVGYEDYSQIIQVGRDPVKLNIELTQKVLMLREVVISSAADWKKNYELFRRDFIGTTENSKLCRVVNPHILNLIYHRNKQQLEASGDEFLVVENRALGYRTKFLLKSFLSDAIEHTIQYSGKALFEELPGSAEQKKVWKQKREEAYYGSPQHFYRSLYKDKLKEEGFEAHDFTRLPNRERPDEALILQKIKRYRDITPNRDSLINWYKISNLTKWNRENLVRIPYQSFEILRKTPQQGIFALTCPHFLYVVYTKKEEMTEFKDVYRPLDMGNFETSIVTLFQGYILFDMNGIVVSNPSPQYEGTWSKAKLADLLPVDYEPGD from the coding sequence ATGCGGCTTTACTGGATCATTGTCATTTTTATTTTATGCCCGTTTATTACGCTGGCTCAAAACACTTCTATTACCGGTAAAGTGGTAAATGCCAATGGCAAAAATCCTGTAGCTAAGGCCAGTGTGTTTTTAAGCAACGCTACTTACGGAACCGCAACGGCCGAAGATGGCTCATTTACGCTGGCGGGAGTTAAGCCCGGCCAATACGAACTGGTTGTTACTACGGTTGGCTATGAGGATTATTCGCAAATCATACAGGTGGGCCGCGACCCGGTAAAGCTGAACATTGAACTAACGCAAAAAGTATTGATGCTGCGCGAAGTGGTGATCAGCAGCGCGGCCGACTGGAAAAAGAACTATGAACTGTTCCGCCGCGATTTTATTGGCACTACCGAAAACTCCAAGCTTTGTCGGGTTGTAAACCCGCATATCCTCAACCTTATTTATCATCGCAATAAACAACAGCTGGAGGCATCTGGCGATGAGTTTCTGGTGGTAGAGAACCGGGCGTTGGGTTACCGTACTAAGTTTTTACTGAAGAGTTTTTTGAGTGATGCTATCGAACACACGATTCAATACTCGGGCAAGGCGCTTTTTGAAGAGCTGCCTGGTTCGGCCGAACAAAAGAAGGTTTGGAAGCAAAAGCGTGAAGAAGCATACTATGGCTCGCCCCAACATTTCTACCGGTCGTTGTATAAAGATAAGTTAAAGGAAGAAGGTTTTGAGGCGCATGATTTTACCCGACTGCCTAACCGCGAACGCCCTGACGAAGCATTGATCCTTCAAAAAATTAAAAGGTACAGGGATATTACGCCCAACCGCGATTCGCTGATCAACTGGTACAAAATATCAAACCTTACCAAGTGGAACAGGGAGAACCTGGTGCGCATACCCTATCAATCATTCGAGATATTGCGTAAAACACCGCAACAAGGCATATTTGCGCTTACCTGCCCGCACTTTTTGTATGTAGTATACACTAAAAAAGAAGAGATGACGGAGTTTAAGGATGTTTACCGTCCGCTTGATATGGGCAATTTTGAAACCAGTATTGTTACCTTATTCCAAGGCTATATTTTGTTTGATATGAATGGTATTGTGGTTTCAAACCCAAGTCCACAGTATGAGGGCACTTGGTCAAAAGCCAAGCTGGCCGATCTGCTGCCAGTTGATTACGAGCC
- a CDS encoding chemotaxis protein CheB, whose translation MGPDKNLLERWRTTEILLLGGSAGSFKLLFQIVKLLPASLNKVVIIVIHRKRNFFSEIEKLFAENSSIPLHEIEDKDVLKKNTIYIAPANYHTLIEKEGYFSLDVSEAVWYSKPSIDVTFESAAEIYDKRCMAVLLSGANQDGAEGMLKLRNSGAVTIAQHPDDAEMDEMPAAAINIGAATYILRTEEIFELLQIQ comes from the coding sequence TTGGGGCCTGATAAAAATTTACTGGAGCGCTGGCGCACTACCGAAATCCTGCTGTTAGGCGGGTCGGCAGGGTCGTTTAAACTGTTGTTCCAGATAGTTAAATTATTACCGGCCAGTTTAAATAAGGTGGTGATCATAGTTATACACCGTAAGCGGAACTTTTTTAGCGAGATTGAGAAACTTTTTGCCGAAAATAGCAGTATACCCCTGCACGAAATTGAGGATAAGGACGTGCTGAAAAAGAATACCATATATATAGCGCCTGCAAATTATCATACGCTCATTGAAAAGGAAGGATATTTTAGTCTTGATGTATCGGAGGCTGTTTGGTATTCAAAACCATCAATTGATGTGACCTTTGAAAGTGCGGCCGAAATTTATGATAAACGCTGCATGGCAGTTTTATTGTCGGGAGCAAACCAGGATGGTGCTGAGGGGATGCTTAAGTTAAGGAATAGCGGCGCGGTTACCATAGCCCAGCATCCGGATGATGCAGAAATGGACGAGATGCCGGCTGCAGCTATTAACATAGGTGCCGCAACCTATATTTTGCGAACAGAAGAGATATTTGAACTTTTACAAATACAATGA
- a CDS encoding heme exporter protein CcmB, with amino-acid sequence MKLVNETWHLFKKEVLLEWRSKYAFNGVLLYVVSTVFVCYISFNLTAGFSGSSGYAVVWNVLFWIIMLFASVNAIAKSFMQESRNRLLYYYSIASPQAIILSKTLYNILLMSLLSVLALVVYMVFFTNTLGDPLFYFLIVLLGSLSFSTVFTMISAIASKAGNNGTLMAILSFPVIIPVILVLIRLSKNAMDGIDRSLSLGDIGVLCAINAIVITTALLLFPFLWRD; translated from the coding sequence ATGAAGCTCGTTAATGAAACCTGGCACCTGTTTAAAAAGGAAGTTTTGCTGGAATGGCGCTCTAAATATGCTTTTAATGGTGTTTTGTTATATGTGGTATCAACCGTGTTTGTTTGCTACATATCGTTCAATTTAACAGCGGGTTTCAGCGGTAGCAGTGGGTATGCGGTGGTGTGGAATGTTTTGTTCTGGATCATTATGCTGTTTGCCTCAGTTAACGCCATTGCCAAAAGCTTTATGCAGGAGAGCAGGAACCGCCTGCTTTATTATTATTCTATAGCAAGCCCGCAGGCTATTATACTGTCAAAAACCCTTTATAATATACTGCTCATGTCGTTGTTAAGTGTGCTGGCGCTGGTAGTATATATGGTATTCTTCACCAATACACTTGGCGACCCTCTTTTTTACTTTTTAATAGTATTACTGGGCAGTTTAAGCTTTTCAACCGTGTTCACCATGATATCGGCCATAGCTTCAAAGGCCGGCAACAATGGTACGCTGATGGCTATATTAAGTTTCCCGGTTATTATACCGGTAATACTGGTACTTATACGTCTGAGCAAAAATGCTATGGACGGTATAGACCGGAGCCTGAGCCTGGGCGACATAGGTGTTTTATGTGCCATAAACGCCATTGTAATTACCACCGCGCTTCTGCTTTTCCCTTTTTTGTGGAGGGATTAA
- a CDS encoding CheR family methyltransferase: MNDTSVITAPQITELIDLVKRVHGFDFSGYTKASLKRRIIRIMQLKKLEFYDLKHILVNDQHFFQDFLEEITVNVTEMFRDPSFYKALNLQVIPYLSTYQHAKIWCAGCSTGEEVYSLAILLRDAGLGKKSFIYGTDINTEVLKEARKGIYSLRNIKNYAENYQFTGLKGSISDNFTILYDAASVHNELKQNTLFSVHNLVSDDVFNEFQLISCRNVFIYFETALQERILELFYKSLCPLGYLCLGSKETIRSDFFKKKFKVINQKENIYQKIGA; the protein is encoded by the coding sequence ATGAACGATACTTCAGTTATAACGGCCCCTCAAATAACTGAACTTATTGACCTGGTAAAAAGGGTACATGGGTTTGATTTTTCGGGTTATACCAAGGCTTCGTTAAAAAGGCGGATTATCAGGATAATGCAGCTTAAAAAACTGGAGTTTTATGATCTGAAACATATTTTGGTTAATGATCAGCATTTCTTCCAGGATTTTTTAGAAGAAATTACGGTAAACGTTACCGAGATGTTTCGTGATCCGTCTTTTTATAAGGCGTTAAATCTGCAGGTAATACCTTATCTGTCAACCTATCAGCATGCCAAAATATGGTGCGCCGGCTGTTCAACGGGCGAGGAGGTTTATTCGCTGGCTATATTACTGCGCGATGCAGGGCTTGGCAAAAAATCATTTATATACGGTACCGATATTAATACTGAGGTTCTTAAGGAGGCACGCAAAGGTATATACAGCCTTCGTAACATAAAAAATTATGCCGAAAACTATCAGTTCACAGGGTTAAAAGGCTCCATATCTGATAATTTTACAATTTTGTACGATGCCGCATCTGTACATAATGAGTTGAAACAGAATACCTTATTTTCGGTGCATAACCTGGTGTCTGACGATGTTTTTAACGAGTTTCAGCTTATAAGCTGCCGCAACGTTTTTATTTATTTTGAAACCGCGTTACAGGAACGTATACTGGAACTGTTTTATAAGAGCTTATGCCCGCTTGGTTATTTATGCCTGGGCAGTAAAGAAACCATACGGTCAGACTTTTTTAAGAAAAAGTTTAAGGTGATCAATCAGAAGGAAAATATTTATCAAAAAATTGGGGCCTGA
- a CDS encoding response regulator, producing MLKFSFRRQVLAGFVISIILVLVVGVLAYTSIRQLEDDTDWVDHTQKVIKSSNNLLQHLIDAETGMRGYGATGNKTFLTPYNDALPRISVDLQSLRDLTKDNLQQQKRIDSLTLIVADQRNLLKLNIDTRESKGLEYMVQNGMFLNGKRNMDQIRMHVTHIIDSENNVLAIRKDSSQKASDLAIIIIIGGSLIFLFIIMLLFFYIQSTFDKQKLIEDEIKIANIELGKVLAENEAKNWLLTGTGLLNEKMQGQQSEKELSGNILAEVCTYTKAAAGTLYLYNETHQRLELYASYAFHNPDLIKKTVQLSEGWLGQVARDEKAAVVKGKLNERFALESSVVKEALTESFIIPFFFDKKLKGVMEIAYANELPPESQDYILAVANDIGISVNTAQARTIMHDLFEETQQQAEELEAQQEEMRVTNEELMNKTEMLQASEEELRVQQEELRTINAELEEKASLLEEKNQAIEQARAAINLKVDELETTGKYKSEFLANMSHELRTPLNSILVLARILKDNKPANLSEDQIKYASVIFNAGNDLLTLINDILDLSKIESGKLDMQNENIKVSEILSDMEMLFAEVAGNKRINYTTSTAKNLPKTIFTDKVRVEQVIKNLLSNAFKFTSENGSISINAKPGEKENTISFAIKDSGIGIPAEKQLLIFEAFQQADGSTSRKYGGTGLGLSISRELATLLGGSISLSSEQGVGSEFVLTIPFEAKEVVLLEDEILPTTQTLAAENTFLKPATVRGDRDPLVVIVEDDKNFANILQDYAREHGYKSVMVHEGTNAVEAVKENMPDAVILDIMLPGKDGWQILKELKNDEETMHIPVHLMSAGEAAANRVRREGAISFLKKPINTETLDKLFTDIMLQSGTRFKQILLVEDHRAQSQALKDMMQGQDITVDQAFDGESAFRMLHENEYQCVILDLNLPDISGLDLLDKIKEVDRFASLPVIVNTAMELDKTSVNRLMQYANAMVVKTNKSADRLIDEVNLFLNKISESSANLHDQSPSFTKAKMPTKGKEALKGKKVLIVDDDMRNIFALSSALQSYDLVVEIANDGEEAIAKLEEIPHINIVLMDIMMPKMDGYEATRYIRKQSKWAKLPVIALTAKAMKDDREKCIAAGANDYITKPVDMDRLISLMQLWLES from the coding sequence ATGTTAAAGTTTTCTTTCCGCCGGCAGGTATTAGCGGGCTTTGTTATATCCATTATACTTGTTTTGGTGGTTGGGGTATTAGCTTACACCAGCATCAGGCAGTTAGAAGATGATACCGATTGGGTTGATCATACACAAAAGGTTATTAAATCGTCAAATAATTTATTACAGCATCTTATTGATGCTGAAACGGGTATGCGTGGTTATGGCGCTACCGGTAATAAAACATTTCTTACTCCGTATAATGATGCCTTACCCCGTATCAGCGTTGATCTTCAATCGCTCCGTGATCTTACTAAGGATAATCTGCAGCAACAAAAAAGGATAGACTCATTGACCCTCATTGTTGCCGATCAGCGCAACTTGCTGAAATTAAATATTGATACCCGCGAGAGCAAGGGCCTTGAGTATATGGTTCAGAACGGGATGTTCCTGAATGGTAAACGAAATATGGATCAGATCAGGATGCATGTTACTCATATTATTGATTCAGAAAACAATGTTCTCGCAATACGCAAAGACAGTTCACAAAAGGCATCTGACCTGGCCATTATTATTATTATCGGGGGCTCGCTTATTTTCCTGTTCATTATCATGCTACTGTTCTTCTATATACAAAGCACTTTTGATAAACAGAAATTAATTGAGGACGAAATTAAGATAGCCAATATTGAGCTGGGTAAAGTGCTTGCGGAAAATGAAGCTAAAAATTGGCTGCTCACAGGCACCGGTTTGCTTAACGAAAAAATGCAGGGGCAACAGAGCGAAAAGGAGCTCTCCGGCAATATACTGGCGGAGGTTTGTACCTATACCAAAGCCGCTGCGGGTACCTTATACCTGTATAATGAAACACATCAGCGCCTGGAGCTATATGCGTCGTACGCTTTTCATAATCCCGATTTAATTAAAAAAACGGTTCAATTATCCGAAGGTTGGTTAGGGCAGGTTGCCCGGGATGAAAAAGCGGCTGTAGTTAAAGGTAAACTGAATGAGCGGTTCGCGCTTGAATCGTCTGTTGTAAAAGAAGCCTTAACCGAAAGCTTTATCATTCCTTTCTTTTTTGATAAAAAACTAAAGGGAGTAATGGAAATTGCTTATGCCAATGAGCTGCCGCCGGAAAGCCAGGATTATATCCTGGCAGTAGCTAATGATATAGGCATATCTGTTAATACGGCACAGGCGCGCACTATTATGCACGACCTGTTTGAGGAAACCCAGCAACAGGCCGAAGAACTGGAAGCACAGCAGGAAGAAATGCGCGTTACCAACGAAGAACTGATGAACAAAACAGAAATGTTGCAGGCATCAGAAGAAGAGTTGCGCGTACAGCAGGAAGAGCTGCGTACCATCAATGCCGAATTGGAAGAAAAAGCCAGTTTGCTGGAAGAAAAGAACCAGGCCATTGAGCAGGCCCGCGCGGCTATTAATCTTAAGGTTGATGAGCTGGAAACTACAGGCAAATATAAATCCGAGTTTTTGGCCAACATGAGCCATGAGCTGCGTACCCCGCTAAACAGTATCCTGGTGCTGGCCCGCATACTAAAAGATAATAAACCGGCAAACCTTTCAGAAGACCAGATAAAATATGCCAGCGTAATTTTTAATGCAGGTAACGATCTGCTTACGCTCATTAATGATATCCTTGACCTTTCTAAAATTGAATCGGGTAAACTCGATATGCAAAACGAAAACATCAAGGTATCCGAAATTTTGAGCGACATGGAGATGCTTTTTGCCGAGGTTGCCGGTAATAAAAGAATCAATTACACTACCAGTACGGCGAAAAACCTACCCAAAACCATATTTACCGATAAGGTGCGTGTTGAACAGGTTATTAAAAACCTGCTATCCAACGCCTTTAAGTTCACCTCCGAAAATGGTTCTATATCTATAAATGCCAAACCAGGCGAAAAAGAGAATACTATTAGTTTTGCCATAAAAGATTCGGGCATTGGCATACCTGCCGAAAAGCAGCTTCTCATATTTGAGGCATTTCAGCAGGCTGATGGTTCAACCAGTCGCAAATATGGCGGCACAGGTTTGGGTTTATCAATAAGCCGTGAATTGGCCACCCTGCTTGGTGGTAGCATAAGCCTGAGCAGCGAACAGGGTGTAGGCAGTGAGTTTGTGTTAACCATACCTTTTGAAGCCAAAGAGGTGGTACTGCTTGAAGACGAGATATTGCCAACCACCCAAACCCTTGCAGCAGAAAACACATTTTTAAAACCTGCAACCGTGCGCGGCGACCGTGATCCGCTGGTTGTAATTGTTGAAGATGATAAGAACTTTGCCAACATACTTCAGGATTATGCCCGCGAACATGGCTATAAATCGGTAATGGTACATGAAGGCACCAACGCTGTTGAAGCTGTAAAAGAAAATATGCCCGATGCCGTGATACTGGATATCATGCTGCCCGGTAAAGATGGCTGGCAAATTTTGAAAGAGCTGAAAAATGATGAAGAAACTATGCACATACCGGTGCACCTCATGTCGGCAGGTGAGGCGGCTGCTAACCGTGTTCGCCGCGAGGGAGCCATCAGTTTCCTTAAAAAGCCGATAAATACCGAAACGCTGGATAAGCTTTTTACCGATATCATGCTGCAAAGCGGTACCCGCTTTAAACAAATATTATTGGTTGAGGATCATAGGGCGCAAAGCCAGGCTTTAAAAGATATGATGCAGGGGCAGGATATTACTGTTGACCAGGCATTTGATGGGGAATCGGCTTTCAGGATGCTTCATGAAAATGAATACCAGTGTGTAATACTTGACCTTAATCTGCCAGATATATCAGGGCTTGACTTGTTAGACAAAATAAAGGAGGTTGATCGTTTTGCTTCGTTACCGGTAATTGTAAATACTGCCATGGAGCTCGACAAAACATCGGTTAACAGGCTCATGCAATATGCAAATGCCATGGTGGTAAAAACCAATAAATCTGCCGACAGGCTTATTGATGAGGTAAACCTGTTCCTGAATAAGATCAGCGAATCATCGGCTAACCTGCATGACCAGTCGCCGTCATTTACCAAAGCAAAAATGCCGACCAAGGGTAAAGAGGCCCTGAAAGGTAAAAAAGTGCTTATTGTTGATGATGATATGCGCAATATTTTTGCGCTCAGCAGCGCGCTGCAAAGCTATGACCTTGTTGTTGAAATAGCCAATGATGGCGAAGAAGCAATAGCCAAACTGGAGGAGATCCCTCATATTAACATTGTGCTGATGGATATCATGATGCCTAAAATGGATGGTTACGAAGCCACAAGGTATATACGTAAACAAAGCAAATGGGCTAAATTACCTGTAATAGCATTGACCGCGAAGGCAATGAAAGACGACCGTGAAAAATGTATTGCAGCCGGCGCCAATGATTATATAACCAAGCCGGTTGATATGGACAGGCTTATTTCATTGATGCAATTGTGGCTTGAAAGTTAG
- a CDS encoding methylated-DNA--[protein]-cysteine S-methyltransferase — MPVAYCRTPLGITRITEDDGFISAISALDEEREVTPAPTALLQSAIDQLDEYFAGTRKVFDLPIKQPGTSFQQKVWNQLLQINYGNTISYGQQSNKMNDPLAIRAIAAANGKNNLWIVVPCHRVIGSNGSLTGYAGGLWRKQWLLEHEARVMGIGQTKLQF, encoded by the coding sequence ATGCCTGTAGCATACTGCCGCACCCCGCTTGGTATAACCCGCATAACCGAAGATGATGGCTTTATTTCAGCTATATCTGCGCTGGATGAGGAGCGTGAGGTTACGCCTGCCCCTACCGCATTGCTTCAGTCGGCAATAGATCAGTTAGATGAATACTTTGCAGGAACAAGAAAAGTGTTTGATCTGCCTATTAAACAACCCGGCACCTCTTTTCAGCAAAAAGTGTGGAACCAACTATTGCAGATCAATTACGGCAACACCATCAGCTATGGGCAGCAATCAAACAAAATGAACGATCCGTTGGCCATAAGGGCCATAGCCGCCGCAAATGGCAAAAACAATTTGTGGATAGTAGTACCTTGCCACCGGGTTATTGGCTCCAATGGCAGTTTAACCGGATATGCCGGCGGCCTTTGGCGCAAGCAATGGCTATTGGAGCACGAGGCCCGTGTTATGGGCATTGGCCAAACCAAACTGCAATTTTAA
- a CDS encoding hybrid sensor histidine kinase/response regulator, whose translation MNPVNILIVDDKEENIIALEALLKRDDIRMFSTTSPNEALKIAWETPMAIALVDVQMPGIDGFELVEMLKSNPRTKDIMVIFVTAISKETKYAVKGLGTGAVDYLYKPLDPYITSAKVDSFVHLARTQAEIKLKNEELQNFAIVVKNSADIICSVDAQNLRINNINPAVETIMGFKAAELLGKSIVDLSIEAQQQLFRKKLGEIIKDNLSFSVFELQFITFDKRVIWVECRASYHNKTIFINISDISPQKSYQEQLIKSKENAEYSKKVKETFLANMSHELRTPVNGIIGITNLLLRTNLNEQQKGMLDLLETSSKSLLGVINDVLDISKIEAGKFNIVRAPNNIRELVKSVFDLLKFRADEGNIEFLLEIDSEVPDNLMVDSLRLNQILMNLLSNAIKFTERGYVKLRVSVLQKHNDKVKLKYSVEDSGIGVPVDRLNKIFESFEQAEEDTVSKYGGTGLGLTIVKKLAELKGGELEVTSQLGKGSIFNFINWHTIAAKPVERVTNKPDKTLTPFNNISVLVAEDNMVNQFMLSKILKDWNVNVEMVDNGRKAIEKLSAKNYDLILMDTHMPEMNGYEAARIIRVEFAEPKRSIPIISLSASSFDHEQEEALSAGMNDVLAKPFQPYQLHEKMSRLLKVEA comes from the coding sequence ATGAACCCCGTTAATATTCTTATTGTTGATGATAAAGAAGAAAATATTATAGCACTTGAAGCGCTGTTAAAACGCGATGATATTCGCATGTTTTCTACAACATCACCAAATGAAGCCCTTAAAATAGCCTGGGAAACGCCTATGGCCATTGCTTTGGTTGATGTTCAAATGCCCGGAATAGATGGCTTTGAACTTGTTGAAATGCTTAAATCAAATCCACGCACGAAGGATATCATGGTGATATTTGTAACTGCTATATCAAAAGAAACCAAGTATGCTGTAAAGGGGCTTGGTACCGGCGCAGTTGATTATTTATATAAACCGCTTGATCCATATATCACATCGGCCAAGGTTGATTCATTTGTACACCTGGCCCGCACCCAGGCCGAAATTAAATTAAAGAACGAAGAGCTCCAGAATTTTGCCATTGTGGTAAAAAACTCGGCCGATATTATTTGCTCCGTTGATGCACAAAATCTTCGTATCAACAACATCAACCCAGCGGTTGAAACCATAATGGGCTTTAAAGCAGCCGAACTGCTGGGTAAAAGTATTGTAGACCTTTCAATTGAAGCACAGCAGCAATTGTTCCGCAAAAAGCTTGGCGAGATCATTAAAGACAACCTTAGCTTTTCGGTTTTCGAACTTCAGTTTATAACTTTTGATAAACGTGTTATTTGGGTGGAGTGCCGCGCATCGTATCATAATAAAACCATTTTTATAAACATCAGCGATATTTCCCCTCAAAAAAGTTACCAGGAGCAGCTTATCAAATCAAAGGAGAATGCGGAATACAGCAAAAAAGTAAAAGAAACCTTTTTAGCTAATATGAGTCATGAGTTACGCACACCGGTTAATGGTATTATAGGCATTACCAACCTGCTGCTTCGTACCAACCTGAACGAACAGCAAAAAGGTATGCTCGATTTACTCGAAACATCATCCAAATCATTACTTGGGGTAATAAATGATGTGCTCGATATTTCAAAAATTGAAGCCGGTAAATTTAACATTGTACGTGCGCCAAACAATATACGAGAGCTGGTTAAATCGGTATTTGACCTGCTTAAGTTCAGGGCCGATGAAGGCAATATTGAGTTTCTGCTCGAAATTGACAGCGAGGTACCTGATAACCTCATGGTTGATTCGCTTAGGTTAAACCAGATACTGATGAACCTTTTGAGCAATGCCATTAAATTTACCGAAAGGGGTTATGTAAAGCTCAGGGTATCTGTATTGCAAAAACACAATGATAAGGTTAAGCTCAAATACAGCGTTGAGGATTCGGGCATAGGCGTACCGGTTGACCGGCTGAATAAAATATTTGAATCATTTGAGCAGGCCGAAGAGGATACCGTGAGCAAATATGGCGGTACCGGCCTTGGTTTAACCATTGTTAAAAAACTGGCCGAGCTGAAAGGCGGCGAACTGGAAGTGACCAGCCAATTAGGTAAGGGAAGTATTTTTAATTTTATAAACTGGCATACTATAGCTGCTAAACCGGTAGAAAGAGTAACCAATAAGCCGGATAAGACACTTACCCCTTTTAATAATATAAGCGTATTGGTTGCCGAAGATAACATGGTGAACCAGTTTATGCTTTCGAAAATATTAAAAGACTGGAACGTGAATGTGGAGATGGTTGATAATGGCCGCAAAGCGATTGAAAAGCTGAGTGCGAAAAACTATGACCTGATACTGATGGATACGCACATGCCCGAAATGAACGGATATGAGGCAGCCAGAATTATACGTGTTGAATTTGCCGAACCCAAGAGAAGCATACCTATAATCTCGCTTTCTGCTTCGTCATTTGATCATGAGCAGGAAGAAGCGTTGTCGGCAGGTATGAATGATGTACTTGCCAAACCATTTCAGCCTTACCAGCTGCACGAAAAAATGAGCCGTTTATTGAAAGTAGAGGCATAG